One region of Mycolicibacterium rhodesiae NBB3 genomic DNA includes:
- a CDS encoding pirin family protein has protein sequence MSNTDSAPAEVACAPSAFTGVLHPRDVPLGGPRAIRVRRTLPQRERSLIGAWCFADHYGPHDLRDGPGMDVPPHPHTGLQTVSWLFSGEVEHRDSAGVHAMVRPGELNLMTAGAGICHSEVSTTATSVLHGAQLWVALPDAARDTDRDFAHFVPQPRTLGGVTLRVFLGELADTRSPVHTFTPLLGAQLDLDPGAAVDLDIDHAFEHGVLLDQGDIEVAGTALDVADLAFQAAGCEHLSIVNRGEGPARVLVLGGTPFSEQLVMWWNFVGRSHDDIAMYRRQWEDHDPRFGKVTGYHGTTTRLPAPPLPHATLRPRQNPSP, from the coding sequence GTGAGCAACACCGATTCGGCACCAGCCGAAGTCGCCTGCGCACCATCGGCATTCACAGGTGTGCTCCATCCACGCGATGTGCCGCTCGGCGGGCCGCGCGCGATCCGTGTCCGTCGCACGCTGCCGCAGCGCGAACGCTCGCTCATCGGCGCATGGTGCTTCGCCGACCACTACGGACCGCATGACCTGCGCGACGGACCGGGCATGGACGTTCCCCCTCATCCGCACACGGGGCTGCAGACGGTCAGCTGGCTGTTCAGCGGTGAGGTGGAACACCGCGATAGCGCAGGTGTGCACGCGATGGTCCGGCCCGGCGAGTTGAACCTGATGACCGCCGGCGCGGGGATCTGTCACTCCGAGGTGTCGACGACCGCCACCTCCGTCCTGCACGGCGCGCAGCTGTGGGTGGCGTTACCTGACGCCGCTCGTGACACCGACCGCGACTTCGCACACTTCGTGCCGCAGCCGCGCACACTGGGTGGGGTGACTCTGCGTGTGTTTCTCGGTGAACTCGCCGACACCCGGTCGCCGGTGCACACGTTCACCCCGCTGCTCGGCGCACAACTCGACCTCGACCCCGGTGCCGCCGTGGACCTGGACATCGACCACGCCTTCGAGCACGGTGTGCTCCTCGATCAGGGTGACATCGAAGTGGCGGGGACCGCGCTCGATGTCGCCGATCTCGCGTTCCAGGCCGCGGGCTGCGAGCACCTGAGCATCGTCAACCGCGGCGAGGGTCCCGCACGCGTTCTGGTGCTCGGCGGCACGCCGTTCTCGGAGCAGCTGGTCATGTGGTGGAACTTCGTCGGCCGCAGCCACGACGACATCGCCATGTACCGGCGCCAGTGGGAGGACCACGACCCGCGCTTCGGAAAGGTCACCGGCTACCACGGCACGACGACCCGGCTGCCGGCACCACCGCTGCCCCATGCCACCTTGCGGCCTCGGCAGAATCCTTCGCCCTAG
- a CDS encoding WGxxGxxG family protein, which yields MRKALAILGMTGALTFGGAGLAHATTYDAPAPATTTTVAQSDSHDDDGDNTGLWGLAGLLGLLGLLGLKRRNDHHVVTGAPGTTGHGTAPRV from the coding sequence ATGCGTAAAGCACTAGCAATTCTCGGCATGACCGGCGCGCTCACCTTCGGTGGTGCAGGCCTGGCGCACGCCACCACGTACGACGCCCCGGCTCCGGCGACGACCACGACTGTCGCACAGTCAGACTCGCACGATGATGACGGGGACAACACCGGGCTCTGGGGTCTGGCCGGCCTGCTGGGCCTCCTCGGATTGCTTGGGCTCAAACGGCGTAACGACCACCACGTGGTGACGGGCGCGCCGGGAACGACCGGCCACGGCACCGCGCCGCGCGTCTGA
- a CDS encoding EVE domain-containing protein — MTNWINTVSRGHVERGVRGRFTQANHGKPHMLRKMARGDWIIFYSPKTDYPDGDPLQAFTAIGQVADDEPYQTEVTPDFQPWRRNVDFLDCTETPIRPLLGQLDFIEDTSRWGYMFRRGVFTIDDHDFEVLRSAMTGPP, encoded by the coding sequence ATGACGAACTGGATAAACACGGTAAGCCGTGGTCACGTCGAGCGTGGCGTTCGCGGGCGCTTCACTCAGGCCAACCACGGCAAGCCACACATGTTGCGCAAGATGGCACGGGGCGACTGGATCATCTTCTACTCGCCGAAGACGGACTATCCGGACGGCGATCCGCTGCAGGCCTTCACCGCGATCGGACAGGTCGCCGACGACGAGCCCTATCAAACCGAGGTGACACCCGACTTTCAGCCGTGGCGGCGCAACGTCGACTTCCTGGACTGCACCGAGACACCCATCCGACCCTTGCTCGGGCAGCTCGATTTCATCGAGGACACCTCGCGATGGGGCTACATGTTTCGCCGTGGGGTGTTCACGATCGACGACCACGACTTCGAGGTGCTCCGTTCGGCGATGACGGGGCCACCCTAA
- a CDS encoding serine/threonine-protein kinase, translated as MNGPALLGGRYEVRDVLGFGGMAEVRDGWDMRLDRAVAIKLLHPGLSSQAEIRQRFQTEACAAAALNHPNIVNVYDLGEQDGTPFIVMERLPGCTLGDEIALGPLSQSHVYTAMRDVLAALIAAHGAGMLHRDIKPGNILLTESGGVKVADFGIVKAPGSAHTTTGQLVGTLAYLSADRVAGNPASMSDDLYAAGVVGYEALTGRRPFTEEDIAPLARAIMEDDPPPVAALRPDVDPQLAEVIERAMSRDPLRRFRSAEAMWHAVDGVGLHDAGPWLTPIEFCVQRPPTLINAQRDPWPEAITGPVAPERHRPVPVRKVAGSAALLGAMAIAAVAFALDPSSATRPTAPEPVSVSTPVPVPVSVETTVPTPVSVAAVPSPVVQSPASSPVIEQATQQEPARGGNGNGNGNGNGRGNGHGNKKPK; from the coding sequence ATGAACGGTCCCGCGCTCCTTGGCGGCCGGTACGAAGTCCGAGATGTCCTCGGTTTCGGCGGGATGGCCGAAGTGCGTGACGGCTGGGACATGCGGTTGGACCGCGCCGTAGCCATCAAGCTCTTGCACCCCGGTCTGAGTTCGCAAGCTGAGATTCGACAACGCTTCCAGACCGAGGCGTGCGCCGCCGCTGCGCTCAATCACCCGAACATCGTGAACGTCTACGACCTGGGGGAGCAGGACGGCACTCCCTTCATCGTGATGGAGCGCCTGCCGGGCTGCACCTTGGGTGACGAGATCGCATTGGGTCCGTTGTCGCAGAGTCACGTGTACACCGCGATGCGGGATGTGCTCGCCGCCCTCATCGCGGCACATGGTGCGGGCATGCTGCATCGCGACATCAAGCCCGGCAACATCCTGCTCACCGAGTCAGGTGGTGTGAAAGTTGCCGATTTCGGCATCGTCAAAGCCCCCGGCTCGGCGCACACGACGACAGGTCAGCTGGTCGGCACGCTGGCATACCTGAGTGCCGATCGCGTGGCAGGAAACCCCGCAAGTATGAGTGACGACCTTTACGCCGCGGGTGTCGTCGGCTACGAGGCGCTCACCGGCCGCAGGCCGTTCACCGAGGAGGACATAGCACCGCTTGCGCGGGCGATCATGGAAGATGACCCGCCGCCGGTGGCAGCGCTGCGTCCCGATGTCGACCCGCAACTCGCCGAGGTGATCGAGCGGGCGATGTCCAGGGATCCCTTGCGACGATTCCGGAGTGCCGAAGCAATGTGGCATGCGGTCGACGGCGTCGGACTTCACGATGCCGGACCCTGGCTCACGCCGATCGAATTTTGTGTGCAACGACCGCCGACGCTGATCAATGCGCAGCGCGACCCCTGGCCGGAAGCAATTACCGGACCGGTCGCCCCCGAGAGACACAGGCCAGTGCCGGTTCGAAAAGTCGCGGGCTCCGCCGCTCTACTGGGTGCGATGGCAATTGCGGCCGTGGCATTCGCGCTCGATCCGTCGTCGGCTACGCGTCCCACGGCACCAGAACCCGTCAGCGTCAGTACCCCGGTACCCGTGCCGGTCAGTGTTGAGACGACCGTGCCGACGCCGGTCAGCGTGGCAGCAGTGCCCTCTCCCGTCGTTCAATCTCCAGCATCGTCTCCCGTCATCGAACAGGCGACGCAGCAGGAACCCGCCCGTGGTGGGAACGGCAACGGGAACGGGAACGGAAACGGCAGAGGCAACGGCCACGGCAACAAGAAGCCGAAGTAA